TGTTCATTACACGCTCCTGCATGATCTTGGAAGCACGCAGGTGATCCTTGCGGACAATCATATAGACTTTTGACGCCAGCCCCGACAGATATGTGGCCTCTTCACAGGCTGTATCGCCGCCACCCACTACAGCCACTACTTTTTTACGGTAAAAGAAACCGTCACAGGTAGCGCATGCCGACACACCTTGTCCGGCATACTTGGTTTCGTCAGGAAGGCCTAGGTATTTGGCGGATGCTCCGGTAGAGATAATGACCGTGTCAGCTTCGATCACATGTTCATTATCGATCGTCACTTTAAGCGGACGTACCGAAAAGTCGACAGCAGTAGCCCTTCCGGAACGGACATCCGTACCGAATCTCTGCGCCTGTTTTTTAAGATCTTCCATCATCTCCGGCCCTGTGATCCCGTCGGGATAACCGGGAAAATTCTCCACCTCGGTGGTAGTCGTTAGCTGTCCTCCCGGCTCCAGGCCCTCGTAGAGAATAGGTTCGAGATTGGCGCGTGAAGCGTAAATGGCAGCTGTATAGCCGGCCGGTCCTGATCCGATGATCAGGCAACGTGTCTTATTTCTCATATCTGTTCTTGAATTTAAAATCCTTCCTCACTGTTGTTATACCGGGGGAAGGCGTATGGATTATTAATTAGTTCAAAGTTACAACTTTTCTTCCATATACCGCATCGGTTATTATCATAATCTATTTGCGGTAAACGGAAAATATGGACTTACCTGAGATCTACTATTTCAACGCCGGGATAATCGTTTTTGTCGAACCTGAATAGGGTATCACTAAATTGATGGTTCGTGTTGTAGCCGGAAATATCGATTTTATTTTTCATTCCATCGGCCATGGTAAGGATTACCTGTATGATATTGCCGCTCTCCTTATCAATGGCTGCGGTGATGGATTTGAAATCTTTATTCTGACTGGCGGGAACCATATCGATCAGGTGTGTGCTCCTTCCGTTGATTGTTTTGGAAGCAGGTGTTTTCAACGTAAATCCGTTCTTGTATATCCCCAGAAGCGCCAATGGGCTGATAGAGGCTATTTCACTGGCTGTAGGAACACTGATATTTACCTCGTTCACATCTTTCATCAATACCCATTGGGTTTTTCCGTCGAACCAGATATCCATCGCTTCCATCTCGAGTTTGAATTTATCGCCTTTTATATAGGCTTCGCCTGACTGGGGTATATAGACTGTTCCATCCTTATCGGTCAGTGTCGATTTGAATGATAATCTGATGCCGCCGGAAGTCTCGTAAGTGGCATATGCTTTGTCCAAAAGCGCCTTGGCATCGTTTGAATTCTGGGCGAATGTATATCCTGACAGGAGAAAAATTAATAATATGGATGAGATCGTCTTCATTTTAGCTGTTTTGGTTTTGTTTGTTTGATGGATTGGACTGCAAAAACGGGAGTTAGTTTATTTTGGGAATTCACATCCTGAGAGTCTACATCCGAAAAACTATACCGGTCGCTTATCTCAATGAATCCAACAACTTTTCCAGTGAATATTCATCGGCAATGAATACTTCGCGGGGCTTGCTGCCCTGTACGGCACCTACTATTCCTGCGGCTTCGAGTTGATCCATCAGTCTTCCGGCACGGTTATAGCCGATAGAGAACTTACGCTGTATAAGCGAGGTAGATCCCTGCTGATGCACCACAATAAGGCGGGCGGCCTCATCAAAAAGAGGATCCCTGTCACCCAGGTCGGTAGCACCGGCTCCGGCTTCCATATCGGAAATCACCTCCGGAAGTGCGAAAGCAGCATCATATCCCCGCTGTTTTCCGATGTATTGGGAGATCTCTTCCACTTCGGGAGTATCCACAAATGCACACTGGATACGGATAAGCGAACTTCCTTGTGAAAAGAGCATATCCCCCCGTCCGATGAGCTGGTTGGCCCCGCTCATGTCGAGGATGGTGCGGGAGTCGATCTGGGAAGTAACCCGGAAGGCCATCCTGGCAGGAAAGTTCGCTTTGATGGTGCCGGTGATGATGTTGGTAGTGGGACGCTGTGTGGCGATCACCATATGCATCCCCACGGCACGCGCTTTCTGTGCAATACGGGCGATAGGCATCTCGATCTCTTTTCCGGCCGTCATGATCAGGTCACCAAACTCATCAATCACTACCACAATATAGGGCATGTACCTATGTCCCTTTTCGGGGTTCAGACGGCGTTTGACAAACTTTTCGTTATATTCCTTGACGGTACGGACATGCGCCTTCATCAGCAACTCATAACGGTCGTCCATCTCTTTGGTGAGTGAATTCAGTGTCTGGGTCACTTTGGTCACATCAGTGATAATGGCTTTCTCTTCATCCGGCAGTTTCGCCAGATAGTGCTTTTCGACAGCGGAATAGATATTGAACTCCACCATCTTGGGGTCGATCAGTACCATCTTCATTTCCGACGGATGCTTTTTATACAACAAAGAGGTAATGATGGCGTTCAAGCCGACCGATTTCCCTTGCCCGGTGGCCCCTGCCACTAACAGGTGGGGCATTTTGGTAAGGTCGAAGATAAAGACTTCGTTGGTAATGGTCTTTCCCAATGCCACGGGTAGTTCGTAGTCACATTCCTGAAACCTTTTAGAACTGATCACCGATTGCATCGAAACGATTTGCGGGTCTTTATTGGGAACTTCAATACCGATGGTTCCCTTTCCGGGCATGGGTGCAATGATACGGATACCCAGTGCGGAGAGGCTGAGCGCGATATCATCTTCAAGATTCCTGATCTTTGAAATACGCACGCCCGCTTGAGGTACGATCTCGTAAAGCGTAATAGTGGGGCCTACGGTCGCTTTGATAGAGGTGATCTCGATACCATAGTTGCGCAACGTATGAATGATCTTCTCCTTGTTTTCATTCTGCTCGTCCATATCCACAGCTCTGTCGCCTGTATTATATATCTTCAACAGGTTCATGGTGGGGAATCTGAATGAAGAGAGGTCTTTCCGCGGGTCGTAATCTTCTTCTAGTTCCTGTGTCATTCCTTCCGGGCTCTTTGTCTCCTCCTTTGGTTTATTCTCTTCCGCATGGGGTATGTGGATAGCTGTTTCATCATCCTCAGGAACGATCACTTCGAAATCATTCTCAACCGGAAATGGTCTCTTTGTTACCGGTGGCTTTGGAGATATGGTCGTGGACTCCGTAAAGTTGTGTGTAGTATTGGCAGTCGGGGTTTTACGTTGCACTATTTGGTCTGTCTCTTCATCCTCAGCTATTTCCTGCTCATGCTGCTCTTCCCTGAGCGGTTTTATTTTTTTCATCCATGTGAAGAAGCGTTTAAGCAATCCCGGTTTTTTTTCTTTTTCAGGCTCATACCAGTCGTCTTCCTCTGGTGCAGGAGATGTCTCATTTTGTGGTGCAAAAGAGGATGTGCCATTGATCAGTGTTTCCTGTATCTTGTACATCGAACTCTTTCGTAATGTTACGACTATTATTGTGATGAACAACAGGATGAGTAATATAATTCCGGGCCATCCTATGCTGTTCTCCAATATCCGTTCAATCTGGATACCGTGGGCGCCACCCCATTTCACATGCGTATTTGGGAAAAGCCTGTCAAGGATAAATGCGCTGGACACTGAACCGCCGATAAGGCCAAATGCGGTGATAAAAAGGGCTTTCAGGAATGAGAGACTCGTAGCGTTCATTATTTTCAGCCCGATATAAATTAGGAAGATGGGGATAAGTGCGGAGAAGAGACCGAACCAGTCATTTACCAACCTTTCAGCCATATAGGCACCTCCCGCGCCTGTCCAGTTATCTATATCGGATGTACCTGAACGGACGACCTCCATGTATGTTTTGTTTATTACTTTACTTTGGTCGGCTGCGCCGGTAAAGAAGAATGATATAATGGCGAGCAGCATAAAGATGCCGATGAAGGCGACAATCACCCCCCAAATGAAATGCACCCGTTCATTCTTCAAAAAGGAAACGATTTTCTTCTTTTGACCTTGTTTTGGTTTCTGTCTTGGGCTTTGCCTTTTTCTCTTTCTTTTGGCCATATAGGATTAATACATGAATTTCTACAATTATTTCAATTCCCTTAGCAAACGCTAAATGAAAGCTCTACTACAAAAATACAAAAAAATGTCACATAACTGGTGGATATATGGAAACAGTATAAAAGCTGTATTTCTATTTTTACAGTCTTGCAACTTCCAGCGCTTTTTCTAAATATTCATCCCGTCCTTCCCTTATAGCCTTGATGGTTTTATTTACCGGATAGTCGGGTTCAAAACCTTTTAGATAAAGTTGGTTCCCGTCGTGCTTCAATACTTTCATCCCTGTCCACATAACCCGGTAACCACATGGCAGGTTAATATAATTGACATTACCGTTACAGCCGGCTGTCAGTTCTCCTACGGTAGTTGCCAGGTTGTAATGATCAATGATACCCATCATTGTTTCGCCTGCGCTTACAACTGAGGGATCATTGATTATGATAGATTTGGACTTAAAAAACGGTTGCTTAGGTTGAACAGTCCAATTTGAGATATGAAATTCCACCTCTTTCCGGTCAGGATAAACGGTTTGCGGAACATTCCACCATGCAGAAGTAACCGGTTCTTCTATCAAGTAGGGCAGGATTTGAAAAAAACTCAATCTGCTGCTACCTCTTTGGTCATAAATTACAGCTTTTGCTTTGGCTAAAATGTCTTTTTTTTGTTCAAATTCTTTTTCGGTGCAATTAGACATGTTGATATAATATATTCCGGATTCTATTTCAATAATCGTTTCGGACAAGTATTCTCGTCCATCTATCGGGTTGAAAATTATGCTTCCATCCCTCGAATTTGCAACGATTAGGTTTTGTCCTTTACCGTCTCGCTCAATCAAAAGCCGGGTTCCGCCACCCAATTCAGGTTTGTTTTCCTTCTTATTATTCGCAAATTCAAATGTATGAATATTTATTGCATTGCCTTGATCCAGTTTGCCTCCCAAGATATTCAACGCCCTGTATCTCCGTAATTGGGGTGAGCCGGATATTATTTTTTCCTTTTCATCCAATGCATCCATAACTGATTTTCCGTCTATATCGAGGATGATATCACCTCGTTTTAAAGTGGTATCATTTGAAGCTGTAATAACAATCTTATTTTCGATAAACTCTGTCCTTATCGGCAGAAGATACATCGGTTCTTCAAAAACAATCCCGTGTCCATCATCAATTTTCGAAATCATTTGGCTCAGTGTCACAAAAAAATCTTTCTTTCGTTTGTTGGTAAGCGTACTTTTTATTGTTTCTCCCAAAACTTCATTCCAGTCCGTATCAATTACATCGAAATATGGGAAAAAGTGTTGAAGCACATTCCATGTAATAATAACGCTTGCCAAATTTACCTGCGGATCGAAAAAATGCCCGTCGATATTTATATTATCCAATTCAGATTGAAATCGGGCTAATGTTGGTTTATCTGTTTTGGGATAAGTAGAAATATCGTTCGTAAGTAAGGTCAAAGGAATCACACAAATCAGGTTACTACCAATGGGTTCTTTAATGATTTCGCCAAATTGAGGTATACGGTCAAACATCGCTGTATCTATTTCGCTTTTATAAGTCCTTATACTATTGTAAATATTTGGTCGGTTATCCACGTAAACACCGTAATGTTGCCATGCTACCGGTTTTGCTTTTGGATCAGGAGAAAGAAGAATCTCAGGATCAAATATTTCCGGTTTTTGCGTTTCATAAATCTGTAATTCTTGCACTATTGGCGAGAAAAGTCGATAAAGAGTATCTCTCAATTCTGCACATGAATTGACATTTTCAACTTTTTGAATGCCAAGAACGGCAAACTTGTCCCAATCTATTTCCTGTGCTTCGTCACTTGGATGAAACCATCGGGCATATCCATACAATCGAGAAAATGTTTCCAAGTTTTGAAGGAACATTCCCTGGTCTTGAGCAATATTGTCCGGTTTCCTTTTGCAACCTATACAAAATGTTACTAAGGCAATAATCAGTATTGTGCTAAATTTCATATAGTTCAACTTATAATTATGACATATGTTCACCTAATTAGGATACGAGAAAGGATTTAAAGAATCTCTCTTAGTTTACTAATTCATTGGAACCTCGGAGCCTTATATTGGAAATGAACCTATATCTCGATAGTTGCAGATGTATCATTTTTCTTCAGAATAATCTTTTAATAATCTCGGGCTGAATTGCTGCATCATGTTGAGCGCCTTCTGTATTGTCTCTTCTTCCATAGCCCGGTGTAACGTATCGTCGGCAGAGGTGGAATAGTATCCGCGTAACGAACTGTCGGTGATTTCTTTCAAGAGCGTGTCCCCAACATAGGGAATACCTGATGTATAGAACGTTTGCGCCCGTTGCAACAGGTCGTTGGCCATTATTCTGTATTTCTCTTTATCATATTGTTGGTAAATGTTTGTGATCTGTAACATGGGGGTGATGTTGTTCCATATCACATCGGAGAGGGAATTCGACAGTTGTACGGGGTTTAACCGTACGAACCAGTCGAGGTTTTTATTGATCCTGTCGCTGATGTCGGCTATAAGCACTTCGCCCTTCTCTTTTTCGCCCAGACGGTAGTACGCCCTGGCAAAAATTATCCCGTCAGTACCGTAAGCTACGGCTGAAGAGGGAATCATGGTTGTGACTTTATCCAGTGCTGTGAGCGCTTTTTCGTTCTCTCCCTCATCAATCAGGGTGTCGATCAGTTGTGTGAAAGAAAGGCGGTAGGAGGAAAGCATCCCCCGGCTGGTTTCATCGAAGTAGATATCCGGATTCTTTTCAAGCCCTCCCCACCTGAATTTGTTCACCATATTGTCGTATGCGGCTTCTATATTCACTCCGTTATAAAGAGGCGTACCGGGCACCACCTGATAAGTAAGGCCGTTGAGCGAGAAGTTGCGGTTTTTCAGGTTCATATAGAGCGAAGGGGTGACGGTGGTTGCGAAATGGACGGGGCGCTGCCAGTGACCGTCATTGATATTGTCGAGCATCTCCAGGATCATCTGCTCACTAAAAGAGACATACGACTTACCTTTAAGATCAATATACATCTTGTCCGAGGGTTTTGCCGCAAGGCTTTTCCAGTTTACCCGCGCAGTATCCACATCTAACGAAAGAACATTGCCCGGGATAACAAGCATATCATCGATATTGTAAAGTTGAGTCATCGGTTTGTTTTGTCCCGTCTTCAGGTTCTCCATCGTCTGCTTCAGGGAAAGCGTGTCTTTAAAGGCATTCACATCGAAATAGGATCCGAAAGAAATGGATGGGATATTATTCTGACGAAGTATATCTTCCTGTGCCTGACGTGTAATAATAAGTGCAGCACTTCCCTCTTTGCCAGCATACTGCTGAGGTGTCCAATTGATGGGAAGTGGTTCCGATTTGTATGCCTGACGCAACAGTTGGGCCACATACCATTCCGTCTGGAGGAAGCTGAGGTTGGTGACCCGCACGTCGGTACGGAAGCCTTCTGTTTCCTGCACGTACCAGAGCGGGTAGGTGTCGTTGTCGCCATTGGTAAAGAGAATGGCGTTCTCACCCACGCAGCTCAGGAAATTCATGCCGGTATCCCTTGCCAGTGTCCTTCCCGAACGGTCGTGGTCGTCCCAGTTCTGCGACGCCATCTGTACAGGGACGCAGAGGGTTGCCACTGTGGCAAGTGCCGTGGCGGCAATGGTATTCTTTATATATTTCCTCAGGAAGTAGCTGATACCGGCCACTCCCATCCCCACCCAGATGGTGAAGGCATAGAAAGAACCTGCGTAAGCGTAGTCGCGCTCTCTCACTTCGAACGGGGTCTGGTTAAGGTAGAGGATGATGGCCAGGCCGGTCATAAAGAATAGTAGAAAGACCACGGTGAAACTCTGTTTCCCCTTATTTTTCAGTTGTAACTGGTAAAGGATACCGATGATACCGAGCAGCAGCGGAAGCATATAGTATTTGTTATGTCCCTTGTTGTCAACAATGTCGGGTGCGACCTCATCCTGCGGCCCCAGGCCCAGTACATGCTCATCGAAGAAAGGAATTCCGGTGATCCAGTTGCCGGCGGTAATGCTGCCGTGGCCTTGTATATCGTTCTGCCTGCCGGAGAAATTCCACATGAAATAGCGCCAGTACATGTGGTTGACCTGGTAGCTGAAAAGGAATTTCAGGTTCTGCCGGAAAGTGGGCTTTTGGTTCAGGTTGGTTACACCGCTCCATTGTTCATATCCCATGCTATGGTTCCTGAACGACGGGTTCCCGGAGTGCGAATGCATCCTGGGAAGCAGCATGGTATTGGTGTATTTATAGTTGATAGATGTCACTTTCTTTTCGTATCGGTCTTTTTGTTCGGGCGAAGTTTTCACTACCGGCCGATAGGACGTACGTTCACTCTCTACAATATACGATCCGTCGGCATTCCTTGCCGGTTGAGAGGCATAAGTAGTTCCGTAGAGAAGAGGTCTCTGTCCGTACTGTTCGCGGCTCAGCATACCTCCGAGCGAAAAGATATTCTCCGGCGAGTTCAGGTCGAGCGGAGGATTGGCGTTGGAGCGGATAGGGATTATAGCATAGGCTGAGAAACCTATAACGATGACCATCAGGCAGGTTGCCGCAAGATTGATAAATCTGACCTCTAATTTTTTGTGTCTGAATGCAAAATAGAGGCCTGCGGCAATGAGTAATACCCATAGCCAGGCATTGCTGCCGATGAAAAGGATTCCTGTCATACCCAGGCTGATAAAGAAAGCAGTCCTGGCACGGCGTTCCTGCCCTTTTGTGGAGAACGTTTCATAGAGTGTCCATCCGATCACGCCAAACAGGAGAACAATATAGACAAGTGTGCCTGTATGGTATGAAAATCCCAACGTGTTCACAAAGAATAGTTCGAACCATCCACCCACTTTGGTGAAACCGGGGATTATCCCCCACATTAATATAGCGATAAGCCCGAAGGATAACAGAAGGGCCTTGATCCCGCCTTTCCAGTCGGGAGCCTCATTCTTCTTGAAGTAGTAGACCAGTACGATAGCCGGGATACACAACAGGTTAAGCAGGTGCACGCCGATAGATAACCCCATGACATAGGCGATCAGCACGATCCACTTGTCGGAATGGGGCTTATCGGCATTATCCTCCCATTTGAGGATCAGCCAGAACACCAGGGCGGTGAGCATGGATGAGAAGGCGTATACTTCACCTTCCACGGCCGAGAACCAGAACGTGTCGGAAAAAGTGTAGACCAGCGCACCTACAAGGCCGCTGCCGATCACCGCGATAGTTTGGCCTATGCTGTATTCGTATTCTCCACCTTCTTTTGCAATCACAAGTTTACGGGTCAGATGGGTGATAGTCCAGAAAAGGAACAGGATGGTGAACGCGCTCATCAATGCCGACATGATATTGACCATTTTAGCTACCTGCGACGGATCCTGTGTTAACTGGGTGAAGAGATTGCCCACCAGCATGAAAATAGGTGCGCCGGGGGGATGACCCACTTCCAGCTTATAGGCCTGGGTGATGAACTCTCCACAGTCCCAGAAACTGGCCGTGGGTTCAATAGTCATTAAATATACGATTGCAGATACAAGAAAGACGCTCCAGCCTGATATTGAATTAATTAGTTTGTATCCCTTCATCTTAGGTTCGTTTTACATGATATGCAAAGATAAGAAAACCATAAAGAATACTGTTCAAATTCAATAGAATTGGGATCAAAGTAGACTAAAATATAAGTTCCTGTGTTGTGAATTACGAAAAAAAAACAATAGAACTCACCCCTTCCTGAACTATCTGAAGGGCGTTAGTTTTTCGCAAAAAAGACTTTTTAAAGTGGACTCATATTTGTATCTTTCAAAAGTAAATACTATGGGAATGAAAAAATAATTAAAACAAGTGGGGTGCCTATTATTGCTATTCTGTTTATGGGACTCTCTTCCTTTACAGCTCTTTTGCAATAATTAAGGCCTGCTCATAAACGGTATCGATATTATTTTGAATACTTTCTATGGTAGGTTCAGTAAGCTGATCAATACGTACGCCTACCCGTTGTGTGGGTGTCAAATCAAGGTAGTAAATACCAATACCGGAAAAAGTGGTTGTGACTTTCCCTGGAAATTCAAAGAATGTAACATTGCCATCTGCCCCGGACATAGAATTTCCCACGGTGATGATGTTTGGATTTGCCTGTAATGCCATGACGGTATATTCAGCATAACTGGCAGTATATTCATTGACCAAAACGATAACACGACCTTTAAAATATTTTTTATCTCCAATTTTCCGGGAAGTAGATTTACAATACCGTACCATGCCGGGAAACCTTGTATCAGGATAAGTTGTATAGGCGAAAAAAGAATCAGGAGGGACAAACGCGTCTGTCAAATTGGCTATTAATCGGCCATTGGGATAACATCTTAGATCCAGAATAATAACAGCAGCAGACTGGATAGGTTTATAATTTTTATTGAAATTCTTTGGAGTGGCTGACTCCAAATTAAAATACACTATACTGTTATTGACCCATTTATATAATTTATTTTTTCGATTTTGTTTTTCAATATTTAATTCTTGCTGAAACAGATCATATGCTGTATGGTTTCTTGATTTGACAGTGATTGTATCATTCATTCTTAAGAGTGTAAATACTGTAGTAGTGTCACTTCTCGACAAGACAGCATTGCACCCGAATGATTGATTCGACCATTTGTTCCCTCCGCATACATATTGGAGTAAATTGTCGTATAAACCCCGTATGGCATTGTTATCCACTTTTAATACAATATCTCCAATTTGAAAATCCTGGGATGGAAGTTGGGGAACTCTTATTTTGTGAATAATAAAAGTATCGTTGATACAATTCATCCTAAAATTTGGGCGATAACTGCCAAAAACATAGGTGTCTATTGTGGGCGGAATAGAAGCATGAGTGTCTCTCAATTCATTGGTTAACCGGTATATCGATTGGCGATAAGTGGTATCCGCATCGGCAACACGAAAACGGGGTATTGCATCATACAGCGCTTCATCCCAACTTTTATCCATGTAGTTCTTGGAAACATAAAAATAGTTGATCATGTTCCAGTAGCGAAATAAGCCAACAAGCCGAATCGTTTCATCCGGAAATTCAGGATATACAGGTTCGTTGGTAAGACGAATAGTACCTATGTCTGATTTGTTATAAATAAAATGATTTATTTTTCCCGAGTGGGAATGAAAAATATTTTCTAATTTTCGTTGGATATCCCTATTCAAACAGATTGAATCCTGCATCCAGTCATTGTTGATAAGGTTATAATCTTTTATGTCAGGATAAGGATTGGTTCCTCCGTTTAAGGAGTTTTTCCTTATGGATGCAATAAGGTTATTAATAACTGCATGAAACGTTTTAGTATCCTGTGCCTGTATGGCCTGAGGGATTGATCGTATCAAGAGACTGTCTATATGTGGGGGTCTTGAATTTTCAAATTCCAGATAATATTTTTATGAAGGAGCCAAATCATGTTTTTGTATATTTATATCTCTCACTGATATCTCTTCAGGAAAACCTCTTCCTGAAGAGTATTAGTGTTGTTTAACTTTTTGGATGCAGCACTTTCTATGAAACATCAGAAAAACAATGGAAAAGGACGGATCGGTTAGTAAGGGCATACGATAACGAGTGGTGAAAATATAATACGGTTAATCTTTTCTATAATTACTTGCTAATCTGAAATAAATTACTTATCTTTGACATTAGTAATGTGAAATGATAGTATGATTATTTCATTTGGTTCAAAGGATACTGAAAAAATATGGGATGGAGGGCGTGTCAAAAAGATGCCTGTTGAAATTCAACAAATCGGTCGAAGAAAATTAAGAATGCTTAATAACTCGCAAAATTTATCCGATTTGAGAATCCCTCCATCCAACCGACTTGAAAAATTACAGGGTTCTGACTTCTATAGCATCAGGATTAATGACCAATGGAGAATTGTTTTTCAGTGGATTGATAATAATGCACACGATGTTGAGATAATGGATTATCATTAAAGCCTGGAGGATTAAAAATGGATAGATTAGCAAACATACATCCTGGAGAGATTTTAATAGAGGAGTTCTTAAACCCTCTTGGGATAACAGCATACAGATTATCTAAAGACACAGATATTCCGCAGACACGAATTTCTCAAATTATAAAAGGGAAAAGAAGAATCACTGCTGATACAGCACTCAGATTAGCATCCTATTTTGGGACAACAGCTAAATTCTGGCTTGGATTACAGGATGATTATGATATTGAGGAAGAGCGCGAAAGTAAAAAAGAAATATTGATAAGAATAAAGAAAAACGCACCACAACGTGCGGTATAGCCAAGTATTTATACTATTCAGCATTTTTCCTATTTTTTCTTACCTACCAGATAAATACCTCCGATAAGGAGAATAACAGTCCCGGCCAGTTGAATGTAGGCCGTCTGTTTGGAGCCTTTGTCTTCTGCTAAGAATGATGCCGATAATTGTTCTTCCTGCGATGTATGGAATAATCTTACCTGCTTAAAAGCGGAAGGTCCGCGAATCACTTCGCAGACCTTCCTTGTTAACACAATCTTCATGAAACAAACTACACTATCGAGTTGATTGCAGAATGATAATCCGGCTCCTGTGCAATCTCGGGAACCAGTTCGGTATATACTACTTTCCCATCACGATCCACTATTACCACAGCGCGGGCCAAAAGTCCTTTTAATGGGCCGTCGCTCATTAGCAGTCCGTAATTTTCGGCGAATGATTTGTCGCGGAAACAAGAAAGTGTAACAACATTTTCAATGCCTTCAGCCGCACAGAATCTCCCGGCAGCAAAGGGCAGGTCGGCAGAAATACAAAGCACTACCGTATCTTTTAATGAAGCGGCTTCCTGGTTGAAGCGACGCACAGAGGCGGCACATACTCCGGTATCGATACTCGGGAAAATATTGAGAACAACATTTTTTCCTCTGAAGTCCGATAATTTAGCTTCGGAAAGATCTCCCTTTACCAACGTAAAATCGGGTGCAGCCACACCTTTTTGGGGCAGCTCTCCGGTTGTGTGAACGGGATTGCCTTTAAATGTAATACTTGCCATTATATTATTGCTTATTTAAAATTGTTCAATTTCATTAGTCATTTTGAGTCGCCTTTGCTCCTCGATTTTCAATTTTCGCTATGGGAAAGTTCAAGTATGCTAATCGAAAACATTCAAACAAGTTTGACTTTCTCATTTAGCTTAACGAAAACATTCTTAATTGTCCTTTTTCTGTAATCTCTAAACAAAAAGTTGGTTTAAATGTTCATGGCTATGACATTTTTAACTTTAAATGCAAGTTATTATAACTCCTCTTTGAGATAAACCGCAGTATAACTTTTTCCGTTATTGACAATCTCTTCGGGAGTTCCTTTAGCGAGGATCTGACCTCCTCTTTCTCCTCCTTCCGGCCCCAGATCGATGATATAATCGGCACATTTGATAATATCGAGATTATGTTCGATGACAATCACGGTATTGCCCTTATCTACCAATTTGTTCAATACTCCCAGAAGTACGCGAATATCTTCAAAGTGTAACCCTGTAGTGGGTTCGTCCAACACATAAAGGGTATTCCCAGTATCGATACGGGCCAGCTCGGTAGCCAATTTCACCCGCTGGCTTTCTCCCCCCGACAAGGTGGTGGAGGATTGTCCCAGTTTGATATATCCTAATCCGACTTCTTGCAAAACTTTTATTTTATGTAATATGGTCGGCACATTTTCGAAAAAATCCACTGCCTCGTTGAT
This window of the Proteiniphilum saccharofermentans genome carries:
- the trxB gene encoding thioredoxin-disulfide reductase; the protein is MRNKTRCLIIGSGPAGYTAAIYASRANLEPILYEGLEPGGQLTTTTEVENFPGYPDGITGPEMMEDLKKQAQRFGTDVRSGRATAVDFSVRPLKVTIDNEHVIEADTVIISTGASAKYLGLPDETKYAGQGVSACATCDGFFYRKKVVAVVGGGDTACEEATYLSGLASKVYMIVRKDHLRASKIMQERVMNNPKIEILFEHNAVGLYGENGVEGVHLVKRLGEQDEERYDLPIDGFFLAIGHTPNTGIFKDFIKMDKVGYIITEHPTAKTNEEGVFACGDAADPIYRQAVTAAGTGCRAAIDAERYLAEKGL
- a CDS encoding LolA family protein, which gives rise to MKTISSILLIFLLSGYTFAQNSNDAKALLDKAYATYETSGGIRLSFKSTLTDKDGTVYIPQSGEAYIKGDKFKLEMEAMDIWFDGKTQWVLMKDVNEVNISVPTASEIASISPLALLGIYKNGFTLKTPASKTINGRSTHLIDMVPASQNKDFKSITAAIDKESGNIIQVILTMADGMKNKIDISGYNTNHQFSDTLFRFDKNDYPGVEIVDLR
- a CDS encoding FtsK/SpoIIIE family DNA translocase — translated: MAKRKRKRQSPRQKPKQGQKKKIVSFLKNERVHFIWGVIVAFIGIFMLLAIISFFFTGAADQSKVINKTYMEVVRSGTSDIDNWTGAGGAYMAERLVNDWFGLFSALIPIFLIYIGLKIMNATSLSFLKALFITAFGLIGGSVSSAFILDRLFPNTHVKWGGAHGIQIERILENSIGWPGIILLILLFITIIVVTLRKSSMYKIQETLINGTSSFAPQNETSPAPEEDDWYEPEKEKKPGLLKRFFTWMKKIKPLREEQHEQEIAEDEETDQIVQRKTPTANTTHNFTESTTISPKPPVTKRPFPVENDFEVIVPEDDETAIHIPHAEENKPKEETKSPEGMTQELEEDYDPRKDLSSFRFPTMNLLKIYNTGDRAVDMDEQNENKEKIIHTLRNYGIEITSIKATVGPTITLYEIVPQAGVRISKIRNLEDDIALSLSALGIRIIAPMPGKGTIGIEVPNKDPQIVSMQSVISSKRFQECDYELPVALGKTITNEVFIFDLTKMPHLLVAGATGQGKSVGLNAIITSLLYKKHPSEMKMVLIDPKMVEFNIYSAVEKHYLAKLPDEEKAIITDVTKVTQTLNSLTKEMDDRYELLMKAHVRTVKEYNEKFVKRRLNPEKGHRYMPYIVVVIDEFGDLIMTAGKEIEMPIARIAQKARAVGMHMVIATQRPTTNIITGTIKANFPARMAFRVTSQIDSRTILDMSGANQLIGRGDMLFSQGSSLIRIQCAFVDTPEVEEISQYIGKQRGYDAAFALPEVISDMEAGAGATDLGDRDPLFDEAARLIVVHQQGSTSLIQRKFSIGYNRAGRLMDQLEAAGIVGAVQGSKPREVFIADEYSLEKLLDSLR
- a CDS encoding S41 family peptidase; protein product: MKFSTILIIALVTFCIGCKRKPDNIAQDQGMFLQNLETFSRLYGYARWFHPSDEAQEIDWDKFAVLGIQKVENVNSCAELRDTLYRLFSPIVQELQIYETQKPEIFDPEILLSPDPKAKPVAWQHYGVYVDNRPNIYNSIRTYKSEIDTAMFDRIPQFGEIIKEPIGSNLICVIPLTLLTNDISTYPKTDKPTLARFQSELDNINIDGHFFDPQVNLASVIITWNVLQHFFPYFDVIDTDWNEVLGETIKSTLTNKRKKDFFVTLSQMISKIDDGHGIVFEEPMYLLPIRTEFIENKIVITASNDTTLKRGDIILDIDGKSVMDALDEKEKIISGSPQLRRYRALNILGGKLDQGNAINIHTFEFANNKKENKPELGGGTRLLIERDGKGQNLIVANSRDGSIIFNPIDGREYLSETIIEIESGIYYINMSNCTEKEFEQKKDILAKAKAVIYDQRGSSRLSFFQILPYLIEEPVTSAWWNVPQTVYPDRKEVEFHISNWTVQPKQPFFKSKSIIINDPSVVSAGETMMGIIDHYNLATTVGELTAGCNGNVNYINLPCGYRVMWTGMKVLKHDGNQLYLKGFEPDYPVNKTIKAIREGRDEYLEKALEVARL